A region from the Candidatus Hydrogenedentota bacterium genome encodes:
- a CDS encoding PaaI family thioesterase, with amino-acid sequence METFESANAEFRRAVEEIFNKAKFIQSLGIRLKDVGPGWCETTLVLEPRHLQQDGFAHAGVVATMADHTSGAASGSLVAREAMVLTVEYKINLMRPGTGESLFCRAEVLRAGKRIIVAESSVYATAGGKQKLAAKGLFTLSVLPSQSPAG; translated from the coding sequence ATGGAGACATTTGAGTCGGCCAACGCGGAGTTTCGGCGGGCGGTCGAGGAAATATTTAATAAGGCGAAGTTCATCCAGTCGCTTGGCATTCGGCTGAAAGACGTTGGACCCGGCTGGTGCGAGACGACGCTGGTCCTCGAACCTCGCCACTTGCAGCAGGACGGGTTTGCGCATGCGGGTGTCGTCGCCACGATGGCGGACCATACGTCCGGCGCGGCGAGCGGATCGCTGGTCGCGCGGGAGGCGATGGTACTGACCGTCGAGTACAAGATAAACCTGATGCGGCCCGGCACCGGCGAATCGCTGTTCTGCCGGGCGGAGGTACTTCGCGCGGGAAAGCGAATCATCGTCGCGGAGTCTTCCGTGTACGCAACCGCGGGAGGCAAGCAGAAACTCGCCGCCAAGGGCCTGTTTACGCTGTCGGTCCTGCCTTCCCAGTCCCCGGCCGGGTAG
- a CDS encoding CocE/NonD family hydrolase translates to MRILTRVVVMLACACVALADAANTTTHDVAMHDGVVLKTDVYLPGKAADAYPAVLVRSPYPRAVVATQSANLTEKGFAVVVQDARGTGDSGGAFTGFLDDGWGTNRDGAETVAWIREQPWCDGNVGTMGGSAAGNTQVLLAPVTREVRCQIIEVAAYDFYRDLAYPGGVWRPEQSDAWFKMFGEKGEAARATLRAHPAYDELWVGLNAEVKAGDVAAPALHIGGWFDIFKDGTLRAFTSRQERGGEGAKGNQKLIMKWSGHGDYPKDLPLKFPENVFDVKVSKLRDRMLAYWLKGDGEIGDIPTVQYYVIGDDTRTGAPGMEWRTANRWPPFPPHTKSLYLYGQELQEAPPENFVTRTYTYDPADPCPTTGGCNLTIPFGPFDQRVLLERKDVLLFTGPALEAPVEMTGPVRLRLFVSTDAPDTDFCAKLIDIYPKGDDRHILALESIQRVKYRDGFEKPAPPLTRDEVVQIEIDLGSISWIFDKGHRVAILVSSSNYPHFEVNPNNGDDFPTMETMRKADNSIHMGPKFPSALIVPVRWPDLDTDGDGVPDEMEWNNGTDIRDVSSK, encoded by the coding sequence GTGCGCATTCTGACCAGAGTAGTTGTCATGCTGGCATGTGCCTGCGTTGCGTTGGCGGATGCGGCAAATACGACGACGCACGACGTGGCGATGCACGATGGCGTTGTATTGAAGACGGACGTCTACCTGCCGGGGAAGGCCGCCGACGCGTACCCTGCTGTTTTGGTCCGCAGTCCGTATCCGCGTGCGGTGGTCGCCACGCAATCGGCGAATCTGACCGAGAAGGGATTTGCGGTCGTAGTGCAGGACGCACGCGGCACCGGCGACAGCGGCGGCGCGTTCACCGGGTTTCTGGACGATGGCTGGGGGACGAACCGAGATGGCGCCGAGACCGTTGCGTGGATTCGTGAGCAGCCTTGGTGCGACGGGAACGTGGGAACGATGGGAGGATCGGCTGCGGGCAACACGCAAGTCTTGCTGGCGCCGGTAACGCGCGAGGTGCGCTGCCAGATCATCGAAGTAGCCGCATATGACTTCTATCGCGACCTTGCGTACCCCGGCGGCGTGTGGCGGCCGGAGCAGAGCGATGCGTGGTTCAAAATGTTCGGAGAGAAGGGCGAAGCGGCGCGCGCGACTTTGCGGGCGCACCCGGCGTACGACGAATTGTGGGTGGGCCTTAACGCCGAGGTGAAAGCAGGCGACGTGGCCGCGCCCGCGCTGCACATCGGCGGCTGGTTTGACATCTTCAAGGACGGCACGTTGCGCGCGTTCACATCGCGCCAGGAGCGCGGCGGCGAAGGCGCGAAGGGAAATCAAAAGTTGATCATGAAATGGTCCGGGCACGGGGACTATCCGAAGGACTTGCCGCTGAAGTTTCCCGAGAATGTATTCGACGTGAAGGTATCCAAACTGCGCGACCGCATGCTTGCGTATTGGCTCAAGGGCGACGGCGAGATCGGGGACATTCCCACGGTGCAGTATTACGTCATAGGGGACGACACGCGCACGGGCGCGCCGGGGATGGAATGGCGTACGGCGAACCGCTGGCCACCGTTTCCGCCGCACACGAAATCGTTGTACCTTTACGGACAGGAGTTGCAGGAGGCGCCGCCGGAGAACTTTGTGACGCGCACGTACACGTACGATCCCGCGGATCCGTGTCCGACGACGGGCGGATGCAACCTGACGATTCCGTTTGGTCCGTTCGATCAGCGCGTGTTGTTGGAGCGCAAGGACGTGTTGTTGTTCACGGGTCCGGCGCTCGAGGCACCGGTGGAGATGACCGGACCAGTGCGCCTGAGGTTGTTTGTATCGACGGATGCGCCGGACACGGATTTCTGTGCGAAGCTTATCGACATCTATCCCAAGGGGGACGACCGGCACATTCTCGCGCTCGAATCGATCCAACGTGTGAAATACCGCGACGGATTCGAGAAGCCCGCGCCGCCGCTAACCCGCGACGAGGTCGTGCAAATCGAGATCGATTTAGGCAGCATCAGTTGGATATTCGACAAGGGCCACCGGGTGGCGATACTGGTTTCGAGCAGCAACTATCCGCACTTCGAGGTGAACCCCAACAATGGGGACGATTTCCCGACGATGGAAACCATGCGGAAAGCGGACAATTCGATCCACATGGGCCCGAAATTTCCGAGCGCGTTGATCGTGCCGGTGCGCTGGCCCGACCTGGATACGGACGGCGACGGAGTACCGGACGAAATGGAATGGAACAACGGCACGGATATTCGCGACGTGAGTTCGAAGTAG